The following are encoded together in the Halopseudomonas salegens genome:
- a CDS encoding flagellar motor protein encodes MDILSIIGVILAFVAIIGGNYLEGGHLGALLNGPAAIIVIGGTLGASFIQTPLPIFKRALTIARWIFVPPQQRLQEGIARIIEWSTTARKEGLLGLESLADLEPDPFVRKGLHLLVDGNEPEALRSILEVDIITQESRDLMAAKVYESMGGYSPTIGIIGAVMGLIHVMGNLADPSALGSGIAVAFVATIYGVALANLFLLPVANKLKAVVMQQSRYREMLLEGLLSIAEGENPRAIEMKLEGFLE; translated from the coding sequence ATGGATATCCTCAGCATAATTGGCGTCATTCTGGCTTTTGTGGCCATTATTGGGGGCAATTATCTTGAGGGTGGGCATCTCGGCGCTCTGCTCAATGGCCCGGCGGCGATTATTGTTATCGGCGGGACTCTGGGTGCTTCCTTTATTCAGACGCCTTTGCCCATCTTCAAACGCGCGCTGACCATCGCACGCTGGATTTTTGTGCCACCCCAGCAGCGTTTGCAGGAAGGTATCGCGCGCATCATCGAATGGAGTACTACGGCCCGTAAGGAGGGCTTGCTCGGGCTGGAAAGTCTGGCCGATCTGGAACCGGACCCCTTTGTCCGCAAGGGGCTGCATCTGTTGGTGGATGGTAACGAACCGGAGGCCTTGCGCAGCATCCTGGAAGTGGACATTATCACCCAGGAAAGCCGTGATCTGATGGCGGCCAAGGTTTACGAAAGTATGGGTGGATATTCGCCGACCATCGGTATTATCGGGGCGGTGATGGGGCTGATTCACGTGATGGGCAATCTGGCTGACCCGTCAGCGCTGGGTAGCGGGATTGCAGTCGCTTTCGTGGCGACCATTTATGGTGTGGCTCTGGCCAACCTGTTTCTGCTGCCGGTAGCCAACAAGCTCAAGGCGGTCGTCATGCAGCAATCACGCTACCGTGAAATGCTGCTGGAAGGGCTGCTCTCAATTGCCGAAGGCGAAAATCCACGCGCCATCGAAATGAAGCTCGAGGGCTTCCTGGAGTAG
- a CDS encoding protein-glutamate methylesterase/protein-glutamine glutaminase, with translation MAVKVLVVDDSGFFRRRVTEILAGDVQIEVVGTATNGKEAIEKVQSLRPDVITMDYEMPVMDGITAVKEIMQRFPTPVLMFSSLTYEGARVSLDALEAGAADYLPKNFEDISRNPDKVRQLLCERVHTLARTNRHSLGLSGPSRSTAATPAPAAGLRRPLNEPAAPRRDAPAAPRQASSPPPRKRQYKLVAIGTSTGGPVALQKVLTQLPASFPAPLLLVQHMPAAFTKAFAERLDKLCRIRVKEAEDGDILRVGTALLAPGGKQMMVDGRGTVRILPGDERLNYKPCVDVTFGSAAKAFQDKVLAVVLTGMGADGREGARMLKQAGSQIWAQDEASCVIYGMPMAIAKANLADGIYSLDDIGRYLAELG, from the coding sequence ATGGCGGTTAAGGTGCTGGTGGTGGATGACTCTGGATTCTTCCGCCGCCGGGTAACGGAAATTCTCGCCGGTGACGTGCAGATTGAGGTTGTCGGCACGGCCACCAATGGCAAGGAAGCAATCGAAAAGGTCCAGTCACTGCGGCCTGACGTTATCACCATGGATTATGAAATGCCGGTGATGGACGGCATTACTGCGGTCAAGGAAATCATGCAGCGCTTCCCTACGCCAGTGCTGATGTTCTCTTCATTGACTTACGAAGGTGCCCGCGTCAGCCTGGATGCGCTGGAAGCCGGTGCAGCCGATTACCTGCCAAAGAATTTTGAAGACATTTCGCGCAACCCGGACAAGGTACGGCAGCTGCTTTGTGAGCGGGTACATACCCTGGCACGGACCAACCGGCATTCGCTGGGTCTGAGTGGCCCCAGCCGCAGCACAGCAGCCACCCCGGCGCCAGCAGCAGGCTTGCGCAGGCCGCTGAATGAGCCCGCTGCCCCCCGCCGAGACGCCCCGGCAGCGCCTCGGCAGGCCAGCAGCCCACCACCACGCAAACGCCAATACAAGCTGGTTGCCATTGGCACCTCGACCGGTGGCCCGGTGGCCCTGCAGAAAGTACTGACGCAATTGCCGGCCAGTTTTCCGGCCCCGCTGCTATTGGTGCAGCATATGCCGGCAGCCTTTACCAAGGCCTTTGCCGAGCGTCTCGACAAGCTTTGCAGGATTCGCGTCAAGGAAGCCGAGGACGGCGATATATTGCGTGTCGGAACAGCCTTGTTGGCACCCGGTGGCAAACAGATGATGGTGGATGGTCGTGGTACGGTACGCATACTGCCGGGTGACGAACGGTTGAATTACAAGCCGTGTGTCGATGTCACTTTTGGTTCGGCTGCCAAGGCCTTTCAGGACAAGGTGCTGGCGGTCGTCCTTACCGGTATGGGCGCTGATGGTCGTGAAGGTGCGCGCATGCTCAAACAGGCGGGCAGTCAGATCTGGGCGCAGGATGAGGCCAGTTGCGTGATTTACGGGATGCCGATGGCTATTGCCAAGGCCAACCTGGCCGATGGTATTTACAGTCTGGATGATATCGGCCGTTATCTGGCGGAGCTGGGCTGA
- a CDS encoding chemotaxis protein CheA — MSFDADEEILQDFLVEAGEILEQLSEQLVELENRPDDTDLLNAIFRGFHTVKGGAGFLQLDALVGCCHIAENVFDILRKGERQVTSELMDVVLQALDSVNSMFDEVRERTEPTPADPELLAALAVLAQPESADAAPEPPASAEPETAPTSPDATPEGDITDDEFEQLLDALHEPGGSTATDAPEAPAAEGSADSDEITDDEFEALLDQLHGPGKAPALKAAEAAPASSGDDISEDEFEALLDELHGSGKAPGVAADAEAAGSPAGEKAGDDISDDEFEALLDQLHGKGKGPGVEGAPAGAAPPPAAAKPAEKTEPPAKAAPKAAAKAASPAAEKKPAAKPAAKSAGGNGGNEPAPVDATVRVDTARLDEIMNMVGELVLVRNRLVRLGDSNNDEELSKAVSNLDVVTADLQSSVMKTRMQPIKKVFGRFPRVVRDLARNLKKEINLELIGEETDLDKNLVEALADPLVHLVRNSVDHGIEMPDEREQAGKPRTGKVVLAAEQEGDQILLTITDDGRGMDADVLRAKAVEKGMMDKDAAERLSENECFNLILAPGFSTKTEISDVSGRGVGMDVVKTKISQLNGTINIESTKGKGSRIAIKVPLTLAIMPTLMIMLADQAFALPLVNVNEIYSLDLSRTNVVDGQEVIIVRDKTLPLFYLKRWLLPGVEDTSDNSAASVVIVSVGTQKVGFVVDQLVGQEEVVIKPLGRMLHGTAGMAGATITGDGRIALILDIPGLLKRYARRG, encoded by the coding sequence ATGAGTTTCGATGCGGACGAGGAAATCCTCCAGGACTTTCTGGTCGAGGCGGGTGAAATCCTCGAACAGTTGTCCGAGCAACTGGTTGAACTGGAAAATCGTCCGGACGATACGGATTTGCTCAATGCTATCTTTCGCGGCTTCCATACCGTAAAAGGTGGTGCTGGATTCCTGCAGCTCGATGCTCTGGTCGGTTGTTGCCATATTGCCGAGAACGTCTTTGATATTTTGCGAAAAGGCGAGCGTCAGGTCACCTCGGAACTCATGGATGTGGTGTTGCAAGCGCTGGATAGCGTCAACAGCATGTTCGATGAAGTGCGTGAACGTACTGAGCCGACCCCGGCTGATCCTGAACTCCTGGCCGCACTGGCAGTACTGGCTCAGCCTGAGTCGGCGGATGCGGCGCCGGAACCGCCCGCCAGTGCCGAGCCGGAAACGGCACCCACAAGCCCGGACGCAACGCCTGAAGGCGATATAACTGACGACGAGTTCGAGCAGTTGCTGGATGCCTTGCATGAACCCGGTGGAAGTACTGCCACTGATGCCCCGGAAGCGCCTGCGGCAGAGGGGTCGGCTGACAGTGATGAAATCACTGATGATGAATTCGAAGCGCTGCTGGATCAGTTGCACGGGCCAGGCAAGGCCCCGGCACTGAAAGCTGCCGAAGCTGCTCCAGCGAGCAGCGGAGATGATATTTCCGAAGATGAATTCGAAGCGCTGCTGGATGAATTGCACGGCAGCGGCAAGGCCCCGGGCGTCGCAGCTGACGCCGAGGCGGCGGGCAGCCCGGCAGGTGAGAAGGCCGGAGACGACATCAGTGATGATGAGTTCGAAGCCTTGCTCGATCAATTGCACGGCAAAGGCAAGGGCCCCGGTGTCGAAGGTGCGCCAGCGGGTGCAGCTCCGCCGCCTGCAGCCGCCAAGCCTGCGGAAAAAACTGAGCCACCTGCCAAGGCGGCCCCCAAAGCCGCAGCCAAAGCAGCGTCACCTGCTGCCGAGAAAAAACCGGCTGCCAAGCCTGCCGCCAAGTCGGCGGGGGGTAACGGTGGAAATGAGCCGGCTCCGGTTGACGCCACCGTGCGCGTGGATACCGCGCGGCTGGATGAGATCATGAATATGGTCGGTGAGCTGGTGCTGGTGCGTAATCGACTGGTGCGCCTGGGTGACAGCAATAATGACGAAGAATTGAGCAAAGCGGTCAGCAATCTGGATGTGGTCACTGCCGACTTGCAAAGTTCGGTGATGAAAACGCGCATGCAGCCGATCAAGAAAGTATTCGGCCGCTTCCCGCGTGTGGTGCGGGACCTGGCGCGCAACCTGAAAAAGGAAATCAACCTGGAACTGATTGGTGAAGAAACCGATCTGGACAAGAACCTGGTTGAGGCGTTGGCTGATCCCTTGGTCCACCTTGTGCGCAACTCGGTCGATCATGGTATTGAAATGCCTGATGAGCGTGAGCAGGCGGGTAAGCCGCGCACCGGTAAAGTGGTGCTGGCCGCTGAACAGGAAGGCGATCAGATTCTGTTGACCATCACTGACGATGGTCGCGGTATGGATGCGGATGTGCTGCGTGCCAAGGCGGTTGAGAAGGGCATGATGGACAAGGATGCCGCCGAGCGCCTGAGCGAGAATGAATGCTTCAATCTGATTCTGGCTCCGGGCTTCTCGACCAAGACGGAAATATCCGATGTGTCCGGCCGGGGCGTCGGTATGGATGTGGTCAAAACCAAGATTTCCCAGCTCAACGGTACCATCAATATCGAGTCGACCAAGGGCAAAGGCTCGCGGATTGCCATCAAGGTACCCTTGACACTGGCAATCATGCCGACCCTGATGATCATGCTGGCTGACCAGGCGTTTGCCTTGCCGTTGGTCAATGTCAACGAGATATACAGCCTGGATCTGTCACGCACCAATGTCGTCGATGGTCAGGAAGTCATTATCGTACGTGACAAGACACTGCCGCTGTTCTACCTCAAGCGCTGGTTGCTGCCAGGGGTGGAAGATACCTCGGACAATTCGGCAGCCAGTGTGGTAATAGTGTCCGTGGGAACACAGAAGGTCGGCTTTGTGGTTGATCAACTGGTAGGTCAGGAAGAAGTGGTGATCAAACCCCTGGGTCGAATGCTCCATGGCACGGCTGGTATGGCTGGAGCAACTATTACCGGGGATGGACGAATTGCCCTGATTCTGGATATTCCGGGCCTGCTCAAGCGCTATGCACGTCGTGGCTGA
- a CDS encoding protein phosphatase CheZ — MALSKDPGQATAQEFENSLKDNARQLVEYLEQGKFGEAIMVVHAINQARDRGLYHEVGQLTRALHNAIVNFQLDTSHALGEQEPDGEVSKISDASDRLDYVVKLTEGAANKTMDLVDDTLPVATDLGQQAAALRNDWQRLQRREMAADEFRDLYRRMGEFLEQTEQSSSQISSNLNDIMLAQDFQDLTGQVIKRVTTLVHDVEESLVSLVRMAGHVDRMAGIQHDEKQQEQKKSSSGGEGPQIHADKREDVVSGQDEVDDLLSSLGF; from the coding sequence ATGGCGTTAAGTAAGGATCCCGGCCAGGCGACCGCTCAGGAGTTCGAAAACTCACTCAAGGACAACGCGCGCCAATTGGTCGAGTACCTGGAACAGGGCAAGTTCGGTGAAGCCATCATGGTGGTTCATGCCATCAACCAGGCGCGTGATCGCGGCCTCTACCATGAGGTTGGTCAGCTGACCCGCGCACTGCACAATGCCATCGTGAATTTTCAGCTGGATACCAGTCATGCTCTGGGAGAGCAGGAGCCAGACGGTGAAGTGTCCAAGATCAGCGATGCCTCTGACCGGCTCGATTATGTCGTCAAGCTGACTGAGGGCGCGGCCAATAAAACCATGGATCTGGTTGATGACACCCTTCCGGTGGCGACCGATCTCGGGCAGCAGGCCGCTGCCTTACGCAATGACTGGCAGCGCCTGCAGCGGCGCGAGATGGCCGCTGATGAGTTCCGGGACTTGTACCGGCGCATGGGTGAATTCCTCGAGCAAACCGAACAGTCGAGTAGTCAGATCAGCAGCAACCTCAACGATATCATGCTGGCGCAGGACTTCCAGGACCTGACCGGTCAGGTGATCAAGCGGGTAACGACCCTTGTTCACGATGTCGAAGAAAGCCTGGTCAGTCTGGTACGAATGGCCGGTCACGTCGACCGTATGGCCGGTATTCAGCACGATGAAAAACAACAAGAACAGAAAAAATCCTCCTCTGGGGGTGAAGGTCCGCAGATTCATGCCGATAAAAGAGAAGACGTTGTGTCAGGGCAGGATGAAGTTGATGATCTTCTGTCCAGTCTTGGATTCTAG
- a CDS encoding chemotaxis response regulator CheY: MKILIVDDFSTMRRIIKNLLRDLGFTNTAEADDGTSALPMLQSGNFDFLVTDWNMPGMSGIDLLRAVRADERLKHLPVLMVTAEAKRDQIIEAAQAGVNGYVVKPFTAQALKEKIEKIFERVQAQ; the protein is encoded by the coding sequence ATGAAAATTCTCATTGTTGATGATTTTTCGACAATGAGGCGGATTATCAAGAACCTGTTGCGCGACCTCGGGTTTACCAATACCGCTGAAGCCGATGACGGTACGTCTGCGCTGCCCATGCTGCAAAGCGGCAACTTCGACTTTCTGGTGACCGACTGGAACATGCCCGGCATGAGCGGTATCGACCTGTTGCGAGCAGTTCGCGCCGACGAGCGCCTCAAACACTTGCCCGTGTTGATGGTGACTGCCGAAGCCAAGCGTGACCAGATCATTGAAGCGGCTCAGGCTGGCGTCAATGGCTATGTGGTCAAACCCTTTACCGCCCAGGCTCTGAAAGAGAAGATCGAAAAGATTTTTGAGCGCGTACAGGCACAATAA
- a CDS encoding RNA polymerase sigma factor FliA, producing the protein MASAGGVSMYTRAQNNNYQDQLVEQFAPLVKRIAYHLLGRLPASVQVDDLLQAGMIGLLEASRKFDHGKGASFETYAGIRIRGAMLDEVRKGDWAPRSVHRNSRMVSEAIRAVESRLGRDAKDHEVAAELDVSVDDYYAMLNDTAGSRLFSFDDLLAAGMPAESVGEEGPFDGLRDDRFRAALVEAIDSLPERERLLLSLYYDEELNLKEIGAVLGVSESRVSQLHSQSAARLRARLSGWQGD; encoded by the coding sequence ATGGCATCGGCTGGCGGGGTGAGCATGTATACGCGAGCGCAAAATAATAATTATCAGGATCAGTTGGTGGAGCAGTTTGCTCCGTTGGTCAAGCGTATCGCTTATCATTTGCTGGGCCGTTTGCCGGCCAGTGTTCAGGTCGATGATTTGCTCCAGGCCGGCATGATCGGTTTGCTTGAAGCGTCGCGCAAGTTCGACCATGGCAAGGGCGCCAGTTTTGAAACCTACGCCGGCATTCGCATTCGTGGCGCCATGCTGGATGAGGTGCGCAAGGGGGATTGGGCGCCACGTTCGGTGCACCGTAATTCGCGGATGGTCAGTGAAGCGATACGTGCGGTCGAGTCCCGATTGGGGCGTGACGCTAAAGATCATGAGGTTGCGGCCGAATTAGACGTAAGCGTTGACGATTATTACGCCATGCTCAACGATACTGCCGGCAGCCGCCTGTTCAGTTTTGATGATTTGCTGGCTGCGGGGATGCCGGCCGAGTCGGTTGGTGAAGAAGGTCCGTTTGATGGCTTGCGTGACGATCGCTTTCGCGCCGCCCTGGTCGAGGCTATCGATAGTCTGCCAGAGCGTGAACGGCTGCTGTTGTCGCTGTATTACGACGAAGAGCTCAACCTGAAAGAGATTGGCGCCGTGCTCGGGGTCAGCGAATCCCGGGTAAGTCAGCTCCACTCGCAATCGGCTGCTCGCTTGCGAGCGCGATTGTCGGGTTGGCAGGGAGACTGA
- the fleN gene encoding flagellar synthesis regulator FleN yields the protein MASNHPVQVIAVTGGKGGIGKTNVSVNLSLALADLGRRVVLLDADLGLANVDVLLGLKPKATLVDVLDGTCELRDVLIDGPGGIRIVPAASGAARMVNLQPQEHAGLIQAFSDIGQNIDVLIVDTAAGISDSVVSFVRAAQEVLVVVCDEPTSITDAYALIKLLNRDHGMTRFRVLANMVHTPQEGRSVFAKLTKVTDRFLDVALQYVGAVPYDESVRKAVQKQKAVYEAFPRSKASIAIRGIAQKVDGWPLPANPRGHLEFFVERLVQRTGSGL from the coding sequence ATGGCGAGCAATCATCCGGTTCAGGTTATCGCAGTCACTGGTGGCAAGGGCGGCATCGGCAAGACTAACGTGTCGGTCAACCTGAGTCTGGCGTTGGCTGATCTGGGGCGACGCGTCGTCTTGCTTGACGCTGACCTTGGTCTTGCCAACGTGGATGTACTGCTTGGCCTGAAACCCAAAGCCACTCTGGTGGACGTGCTTGACGGTACCTGTGAGCTGCGTGACGTGCTGATAGATGGTCCGGGCGGTATACGCATCGTGCCGGCGGCTTCTGGCGCTGCGCGGATGGTCAATCTGCAACCGCAGGAGCATGCCGGTCTGATCCAGGCCTTCAGTGATATCGGCCAGAATATTGACGTGCTGATTGTGGATACCGCTGCCGGGATCAGCGATTCGGTGGTCAGCTTTGTGCGCGCTGCCCAGGAAGTGCTGGTGGTCGTCTGTGACGAACCGACTTCGATTACCGATGCCTACGCCTTGATCAAGCTGCTCAACCGGGATCACGGCATGACCCGTTTCCGTGTTCTGGCAAATATGGTGCATACGCCGCAGGAAGGCCGTTCAGTTTTTGCTAAGCTGACCAAGGTAACGGATCGTTTTCTGGATGTCGCACTTCAGTATGTTGGCGCAGTTCCTTACGACGAGTCGGTACGCAAGGCGGTACAGAAGCAAAAGGCAGTTTACGAAGCCTTTCCGCGCAGCAAGGCCTCTATTGCCATTCGTGGCATAGCGCAAAAAGTGGATGGCTGGCCGCTGCCGGCTAACCCGCGCGGGCATCTCGAGTTTTTTGTCGAGCGCTTGGTGCAGCGGACAGGATCAGGCTTATGA
- the flhF gene encoding flagellar biosynthesis protein FlhF: MKVKRFFAANMSQAMKQVRDELGPEASIIGNRRVVGGIELTAALDYEPARVTPPTPGLDRELKKTREQMVTARARLDAGERSSDSPVVNRQMFGDSMREAAESGSTEARDFLARLQQEATEPYVAPLAKPAKAPEAYSEQASSSASDSAGMQAMKAELAGLRDLLEVQLGSMAWGQINQQQPKQAGLWRKLTQLGLPAELSQQLMTKVADISDQRQAWRLLLAHLAHSLPVAEADLVDKGGVIALVGPTGAGKTTTLGKLAARYVLKHGSQHVALVTMDTYRIGAHEQLRTLGRILNVPVRVVDEQNNLSEVLADFADKRLVLVDTAGMHGDDPELRSQLNELAQQGRRVQPLLVLPATSQYRVLKAAWHSYKRCNLVGCVLTKVDEAATLGEGLGLAMEVGLPLAYLADGQRIPDDISKAVGHKLVSRAVSLASEETPADATMADVFAGILNSQRAG; encoded by the coding sequence ATGAAAGTCAAACGTTTCTTTGCCGCCAACATGAGTCAGGCGATGAAGCAGGTCCGCGACGAGCTGGGGCCGGAAGCTTCCATCATTGGCAACCGTCGGGTAGTTGGCGGAATTGAGCTGACCGCTGCGCTGGATTACGAGCCAGCACGAGTAACGCCACCCACACCGGGCCTGGATCGTGAGTTGAAGAAAACCCGCGAGCAGATGGTTACCGCCCGGGCACGACTGGATGCCGGCGAGCGCTCAAGCGACAGCCCGGTAGTCAACCGCCAAATGTTTGGCGACAGCATGCGCGAGGCCGCTGAAAGTGGCTCGACTGAAGCCCGTGATTTCCTCGCCCGCTTGCAGCAGGAAGCGACCGAACCTTATGTGGCGCCGCTGGCCAAACCCGCAAAAGCACCTGAGGCCTACAGCGAACAGGCGAGCTCCAGTGCCAGCGACAGCGCCGGTATGCAAGCGATGAAAGCCGAACTTGCCGGCCTGCGGGACTTGCTTGAAGTACAGCTGGGCAGCATGGCCTGGGGGCAGATCAATCAGCAGCAGCCCAAGCAGGCGGGGTTGTGGCGCAAGCTGACCCAGTTGGGTTTGCCGGCAGAGCTGTCGCAGCAATTGATGACCAAGGTGGCCGATATCTCCGATCAGCGCCAGGCCTGGCGCTTGCTCCTGGCTCATCTGGCGCACAGCCTGCCGGTTGCAGAAGCCGACCTGGTGGACAAGGGCGGTGTTATCGCTCTGGTTGGGCCGACCGGCGCCGGCAAGACTACCACCCTGGGCAAACTGGCCGCGCGCTATGTGCTCAAACACGGCAGTCAACACGTGGCTCTGGTTACCATGGATACCTATCGTATTGGTGCCCATGAACAGCTGCGTACCCTGGGCCGTATTCTCAATGTGCCGGTACGGGTGGTGGATGAACAGAACAACCTGAGCGAGGTGTTGGCGGATTTTGCCGACAAGCGTCTGGTGCTGGTGGATACTGCGGGTATGCATGGGGATGATCCGGAGCTGCGCAGCCAGCTGAATGAGCTGGCGCAACAGGGTCGCCGAGTGCAACCTCTGCTGGTACTGCCGGCCACCAGCCAGTATCGTGTGCTCAAGGCTGCCTGGCACAGCTATAAACGCTGCAACCTGGTTGGCTGTGTGCTGACCAAGGTCGATGAGGCAGCGACACTGGGTGAGGGACTCGGGCTGGCTATGGAGGTCGGTTTGCCGTTAGCCTATCTGGCAGATGGCCAGCGTATTCCGGATGACATCAGTAAGGCCGTTGGCCATAAGCTGGTCAGTCGTGCAGTCAGCCTGGCCAGTGAGGAAACACCGGCAGATGCCACCATGGCCGACGTTTTTGCCGGTATACTAAATAGCCAGCGTGCTGGTTGA
- the flhA gene encoding flagellar biosynthesis protein FlhA: MAVDRTQVLGNMRSSLLSLRHGSLGVPILLLVILGMMMLPMPPFLLDTFFTFNIALALVVLLVCAYALRPLDFAVFPTILLVATLLRLALNVASTRVVLLYGHEGGDAAGKVIQAFGEVVIGGNYVVGLVVFAILMIINFVVVTKGAGRISEVSARFTLDAMPGKQMAIDADLNAGIINQEEAKLRRQEVAQEADFYGSMDGASKFVRGDAVAGLLILAINIIGGLAIGMAQHGLPFAEAGRIYVLLTIGDGLVAQIPSLLLSTSAAVMVTRVSTSEDMGDQVQRQMFTSPKAMAIAAGILIVMGLIPGMPHFSFLSLGALAAGAAYWIAQKQKNKEEAAAEEERKEAEVPALQKPETRELGWDDVTPVDMLGLEVGYRLIPLVDRNQGGQLLARIKGVRKKLSQDLGFLMPSVHIRDNLDLAPNVYRITLMGVGVAEAEIYADRELAINPGQVFGEIKGIPGKDPAFGLEAVWIEAGQKDQAQSLGYTVVDASTVVATHLNQIMHKHAHELLGHEEVQQLMQVLAKASPKLAEELVPGLVSLSGLLKVLQGLLQEQVPVRDIRTIAEAIANQTSKSQDPGALIAAVRIALSRSIVQSIVGLDVELPVITLDPKLEQMLLQSIQKAGQGGEDGIMLEPGMAEKLQRSLAEAVQRQEMQGKPAILLVAGPVRNMMAKFVRYAAPGTHVLSYQEIPDNKQVTIVATVGQN; the protein is encoded by the coding sequence ATGGCAGTCGATCGCACACAAGTGCTGGGGAATATGCGGAGCAGTTTACTCAGCTTGCGTCACGGCAGCCTGGGCGTGCCGATTCTGCTGCTGGTGATTCTCGGCATGATGATGTTGCCGATGCCGCCTTTTCTGCTGGACACCTTTTTTACGTTCAATATTGCGCTGGCACTGGTGGTGTTGCTGGTCTGTGCCTATGCTTTGCGGCCACTGGATTTTGCTGTCTTCCCGACCATTTTGCTGGTAGCGACCCTGTTGCGCCTGGCACTGAACGTAGCGTCGACACGGGTAGTCCTGTTATATGGTCATGAGGGTGGCGATGCCGCTGGCAAGGTGATTCAGGCCTTTGGCGAAGTGGTCATCGGTGGTAATTACGTCGTGGGTCTGGTGGTGTTTGCCATTCTGATGATTATCAACTTCGTGGTTGTGACCAAAGGTGCCGGACGTATTTCCGAGGTCAGCGCCCGTTTTACCCTGGACGCCATGCCGGGCAAGCAAATGGCGATTGATGCCGACCTGAATGCCGGCATTATCAATCAGGAAGAAGCCAAGCTGAGACGCCAGGAAGTGGCTCAGGAAGCCGATTTCTATGGTTCCATGGACGGCGCCAGCAAATTTGTTCGCGGTGATGCCGTGGCTGGCTTGCTGATTCTGGCGATCAATATCATTGGTGGCCTGGCCATCGGCATGGCGCAGCACGGTTTGCCCTTTGCTGAAGCCGGGCGCATCTATGTGCTACTGACCATCGGTGACGGTTTGGTGGCACAAATTCCTTCGTTGCTGTTGTCGACCTCTGCGGCGGTCATGGTTACCCGCGTTTCTACCTCGGAAGATATGGGTGACCAGGTACAGCGGCAAATGTTTACCTCACCCAAAGCCATGGCTATTGCTGCCGGTATTCTGATTGTCATGGGTCTGATTCCCGGCATGCCGCATTTTTCATTCCTCTCGCTCGGCGCGCTGGCTGCTGGTGCCGCGTACTGGATAGCCCAGAAACAGAAAAACAAGGAAGAAGCCGCGGCGGAAGAGGAGCGCAAGGAAGCGGAGGTACCGGCATTGCAGAAGCCGGAAACCCGAGAGCTGGGTTGGGATGATGTGACCCCGGTGGATATGTTGGGCCTGGAAGTCGGCTACCGTCTGATCCCCCTGGTTGATCGCAACCAGGGTGGCCAGTTGCTGGCGCGGATCAAGGGGGTACGCAAGAAACTGTCGCAGGATCTGGGCTTTTTGATGCCTTCGGTACATATTCGCGACAACCTGGATCTGGCGCCCAATGTCTACCGCATCACCTTGATGGGCGTTGGTGTGGCAGAAGCCGAGATCTATGCCGACCGTGAATTGGCGATCAATCCGGGACAGGTGTTTGGCGAGATCAAGGGTATTCCCGGCAAGGATCCGGCTTTTGGTCTTGAAGCAGTATGGATTGAAGCCGGGCAGAAAGACCAGGCGCAGTCGCTGGGCTATACCGTGGTGGATGCGAGTACCGTTGTTGCTACGCACCTGAACCAGATCATGCACAAGCATGCCCACGAGTTGCTGGGTCACGAAGAGGTGCAGCAGCTGATGCAGGTGTTGGCCAAGGCCTCACCCAAGCTGGCGGAGGAGCTGGTGCCGGGGCTTGTTTCACTGTCCGGGTTGCTCAAGGTGTTGCAGGGGCTGCTGCAAGAGCAGGTGCCAGTGCGTGACATTCGTACCATCGCCGAAGCCATCGCCAATCAGACCAGCAAGAGTCAAGATCCCGGCGCGTTGATCGCTGCGGTGCGCATCGCCTTGTCTCGCTCAATCGTGCAAAGCATTGTCGGGCTTGACGTTGAGCTGCCTGTGATCACTCTGGATCCAAAGTTGGAACAGATGTTGCTACAGAGTATTCAGAAGGCAGGACAGGGTGGTGAAGACGGCATCATGCTCGAGCCGGGAATGGCGGAAAAACTGCAACGTTCCCTGGCAGAAGCGGTTCAGCGTCAGGAGATGCAAGGCAAGCCGGCAATATTGCTGGTTGCCGGTCCGGTACGCAACATGATGGCGAAGTTTGTTCGCTACGCCGCGCCAGGTACCCACGTACTGTCCTACCAGGAGATTCCCGACAACAAGCAGGTCACTATCGTGGCCACCGTCGGGCAGAATTGA